One genomic segment of Terriglobia bacterium includes these proteins:
- a CDS encoding PDZ domain-containing protein — protein sequence MHNGPKIVTVILAIVLLFAAVEAYGQNTYSLLEGWEDGAWLGVSISDLTKAKVSELKLPDENGVLIDSVEKDSPAQKAGLHPNDVIVQFNGVKVLTTRQFTRMMRELLPDRTSSLVVVRTGAPKTIAVTLGKHPGSETNDVYTLNLAPFRKNLDELTERFHNWEGPQGAMAYLLEPRQGRLGVNIDSLTPQLGEYFGVKDGHGALITSVRKESPAEKAGLKAGDVIVGIDSKEVASTEDVMRMIRAKREGDLEIKVLRDRQSKSFTVHLEKSESESRHSSYRTQTLPRRAAAAKSII from the coding sequence ATGCACAATGGCCCAAAAATCGTTACCGTGATCCTTGCAATCGTTTTGTTGTTTGCTGCTGTTGAGGCCTATGGCCAGAACACCTACTCGCTTCTGGAAGGATGGGAGGACGGCGCATGGCTTGGGGTTTCCATCAGTGACCTGACAAAAGCCAAGGTGTCCGAACTCAAATTACCTGACGAAAACGGCGTCCTCATTGATAGCGTTGAGAAGGATTCGCCCGCACAAAAGGCGGGGCTTCACCCCAACGATGTGATCGTGCAGTTTAATGGAGTCAAAGTTCTTACGACGCGTCAGTTCACACGCATGATGAGGGAACTGCTTCCGGATCGAACCAGCAGCCTGGTTGTGGTACGCACCGGCGCCCCAAAGACCATTGCGGTCACTTTAGGGAAGCACCCCGGCTCGGAGACCAACGACGTCTACACCTTGAACCTGGCTCCCTTCCGCAAGAACCTTGACGAGTTGACCGAGCGGTTCCACAACTGGGAAGGGCCGCAGGGTGCAATGGCTTATCTCTTGGAACCCCGTCAGGGCCGGCTCGGGGTTAATATTGATTCTTTAACTCCCCAGCTGGGGGAATACTTCGGGGTAAAGGACGGTCATGGGGCGCTTATCACTTCTGTTCGAAAAGAGAGCCCCGCGGAGAAGGCCGGGTTGAAGGCGGGTGATGTGATTGTCGGAATCGATTCCAAGGAAGTCGCCTCAACAGAGGATGTGATGCGCATGATCCGTGCAAAACGAGAGGGCGATCTCGAAATCAAGGTTCTCCGGGACCGGCAATCCAAATCTTTCACGGTTCATCTTGAAAAGTCTGAGTCAGAGTCCCGGCACAGCAGCTACCGGACACAAACCCTTCCCCGGAGAGCAGCGGCCGCGAAGTCCATCATTTGA
- a CDS encoding DUF58 domain-containing protein, with the protein MALKKPLLPAWGYFLMALTTLLLALLAALASRAAALENQLITAALLALVALGLAGLISMTVVPSLARRARREWRGAKILFKVSREGWIYFGVTVLIGLSAVNTGNNLLFIVLSTMLGSIVISGVASRVALRGLQFSADLPERLFARQASLATVTLANRKRWLPSFSISVEPALQMGPCIAFERIYFPFLPPSFSQKRRMELVFSRRGKYSQSRVRISTRFPFGFITKWVELPQPREVIVFPSIEPVDSFYEILPLISGEFESYLKGRGMDLYAVRDYSATDSARTIHWKATARAESLKVKEFAREDERRLMLIFDAKTDDIPMPEPSRFERAVTLCACLAHHFLSEGADLSYLREDGTLLEGTTEETLDEIYTELALLEMSPGPSRLMDQVESLPPDEKDSFKIVFTLRERGTLPTRLWESSHVLFIREGPGAPGNPAPVE; encoded by the coding sequence ATGGCCCTCAAGAAACCACTTCTGCCGGCGTGGGGTTATTTCCTCATGGCCCTGACGACCTTGTTGCTGGCGCTGCTCGCAGCGCTGGCATCCCGGGCGGCCGCTCTGGAAAATCAACTGATCACCGCCGCCCTGCTGGCGCTCGTCGCACTTGGCCTCGCGGGACTCATTTCAATGACGGTGGTCCCTTCTCTGGCCCGCCGCGCACGCAGGGAGTGGAGGGGAGCAAAGATCTTATTCAAAGTGAGCCGCGAGGGGTGGATCTATTTCGGAGTGACCGTGCTGATCGGTCTTTCCGCCGTCAATACCGGGAACAACCTGCTCTTCATCGTTTTATCCACGATGTTGGGCTCCATTGTCATCTCGGGAGTGGCGTCCCGCGTCGCCCTGAGGGGACTCCAGTTTTCCGCAGACCTTCCGGAGCGTTTGTTCGCTCGACAAGCATCGCTGGCGACTGTCACCCTGGCCAACCGAAAGCGATGGCTTCCCTCGTTTTCGATCTCAGTGGAGCCAGCCCTTCAAATGGGCCCCTGCATCGCCTTTGAGCGAATCTACTTCCCGTTTCTTCCCCCCTCGTTCTCCCAAAAACGGAGGATGGAATTGGTGTTCAGTCGCCGGGGCAAGTACTCTCAGTCAAGGGTTCGAATCTCCACGCGATTCCCATTTGGCTTCATTACCAAATGGGTCGAGCTCCCTCAACCCCGGGAAGTGATTGTGTTTCCCTCGATTGAACCGGTGGACAGTTTCTACGAGATTCTCCCTTTGATCAGCGGCGAATTTGAGAGCTATCTGAAAGGCCGGGGGATGGATTTGTATGCCGTCCGCGATTACTCGGCCACCGATTCTGCCCGAACGATCCACTGGAAGGCCACGGCACGGGCGGAATCGCTCAAGGTCAAGGAATTTGCCCGCGAGGATGAACGACGCCTCATGCTGATTTTTGACGCGAAAACCGACGATATTCCGATGCCCGAGCCCTCCCGGTTTGAGAGGGCAGTTACGCTGTGCGCCTGTCTGGCCCATCACTTTCTTAGTGAAGGGGCCGACCTCAGTTATCTACGGGAAGATGGAACTCTTCTGGAGGGGACCACGGAAGAGACGCTTGATGAAATCTATACCGAGCTGGCGCTGCTGGAGATGAGCCCAGGTCCCAGCCGGCTGATGGATCAGGTGGAATCGCTCCCGCCAGACGAGAAGGATTCATTTAAGATTGTATTCACATTGCGGGAACGCGGAACGCTCCCCACCCGACTGTGGGAGTCATCGCATGTTCTTTTCATCCGGGAAGGCCCTGGCGCGCCGGGCAACCCGGCCCCTGTGGAATGA